A stretch of Lathyrus oleraceus cultivar Zhongwan6 chromosome 6, CAAS_Psat_ZW6_1.0, whole genome shotgun sequence DNA encodes these proteins:
- the LOC127097071 gene encoding CRM-domain containing factor CFM3A, chloroplastic/mitochondrial, translating into MALLPTRQLHPFHTSPNFNSLRFFTYTSSSIHRNFTFKTPITNFTYLRFRKPIFPCNSFCTDTWLKRWNDSSSKHSRPKPPRAILDHSSSDDEDVGGSRMDRIVEKLKKFGYESDGVENKTEESVIEKGSVEDIFYVEEGMLPNTRGGFSSESPFGVGRFGSDGGGGEVRFPWEKPVVDKEVEERRALRKKSKTSMAELTLPESELRRLLKLSFLKKHKTRIGGGGVTQAVVDKIHERWKASEIVRLKFEGDAALNMKRMHEILERKTGGMVIWRSGNSVSLYRGVSYKDPSIQHNKQLYRKRENSSKFLSPPSNKFAVNPSEFTSNSETNTSLEKLESTNDQKEKVNLPKVSYEDEVDKLLDGLGPRYTDWSGCEPLPVDADMLPPTVPGYQPPFRVLPFGVRPTLGLKEATALRRIARGLPPHFALGRNRQLQGLSAAIIKLWEKSSIAKVALKRGVQLTTSERMAEEIKKLTGGIILSRNKDFLVFYRGKNFLSSDVTQALLERERMAKAMQDEEEHARLRASSLILPSINTSELSAEAGTLGETLDADAKWGKTLDERHEQKVMREVEQLRHAKLVRKLEDKLSLAERKMMRAEKALMKVEVSLKPSENRADSESITDEERFMFRKLGLRMKAFLLMGRRGVFDGTIENMHLHWKYRELVKIIAKANNFEQVKKIALALEAESGGVLVSVDKVSKGYSILVYRGKDYKRPSMLRPKNLLTKRKALARSIELQRHEALSSHISTLQSKVEKLRSEIEQIEKVKEEGDEDLYNKLDSAYSTDDDSSEVEDDEEGDETYLESYNNENDREVEDDSEVEDDSEVEDDSEVENDTINFQPEEFASRS; encoded by the exons ATGGCTCTTCTACCCACTCGCCAACTTCACCCATTCCACACTTCTCCTAACTTCAATTCTCTCCGTTTCTTCACCTACACTTCTTCATCAATCCATAGAAACTTCACTTTCAAAACACCCATCACCAATTTCACTTATCTTCGTTTCAGAAAGCCCATTTTTCCTTGCAACAGTTTCTGCACGGATACCTGGTTGAAACGCTGGAATGATTCCTCTTCCAAACACTCCCGTCCAAAACCGCCGCGTGCCATTCTAGATCATTCAAGCTCTGATGATGAGGATGTTGGTGGTAGTAGAATGGATAGGATTGTTGAGAAATTGAAGAAGTTTGGGTATGAAAGTGATGGGGTTGAGAATAAAACAGAAGAGAGTGTGATTGAAAAAGGGTCCGTGGAGGATATATTTTATGTGGAAGAAGGAATGTTGCCTAATACAAGAGGTGGGTTTTCGTCGGAATCTCCATTTGGGGTTGGAAGATTTGGAAGTGATGGTGGTGGTGGAGAAGTAAGGTTTCCTTGGGAGAAACCAGTGGTGGATAAAGAGGTTGAAGAGAGGAGGGCTTTGAGGAAAAAAAGTAAGACTTCTATGGCGGAATTGACTCTTCCTGAGTCTGAATTGAGGAGGTTGCTTAAGTTGAGTTTTTTGAAGAAGCACAAGACGAGAATTGGGGGTGGCGGGGTTACTCAAGCTGTTGTTGATAAGATTCATGAGAGGTGGAAGGCTTCTGAGATTGTGAGACTCAAGTTTGAAGGTGATGCTGCTCTTAACATGAAGAGGATGCATGAGATATTGGAG AGAAAAACTGGTGGTATGGTGATTTGGAGGTCTGGCAACTCTGTTTCTTTGTACAGGGGTGTGAGCTACAAGGATCCTTCAATACAACATAACAAACAGTTATATCGTAAACGTGAAAACTCATCGAAGTTTCTATCACCACCTTCTAATAAATTTGCAGTGAACCCTTCTGAATTTACTTCTAATTCCGAGACAAACACTTCACTGGAAAAATTGGAATCTACAAATGATCAGAAAGAAAAAGTCAATCTTCCAAAAGTTAGTTATGAAGATGAAGTAGACAAGTTACTGGATGGTCTAGGTCCTAGATATACAGATTGGTCTGGATGTGAGCCATTGCCTGTTGACGCAGATATGCTTCCTCCAACTGTTCCTGGTTACCAACCTCCTTTTAGAGTTCTTCCTTTTGGAGTGAGACCGACACTTGGTTTAAAGGAGGCAACTGCTCTACGAAGAATTGCTAGGGGACTCCCTCCACATTTTGCATTAG GTAGAAACAGGCAGCTTCAAGGTTTATCTGCGGCCATTATCAAATTGTGGGAAAAAAGCTCTATTGCAAAAGTTGCGCTCAAACGTGGTGTGCAGCTAACTACCAGTGAGAGAATGGCAGAAGAGATCAAG AAATTGACAGGTGGCATAATACTCTCTAGAAATAAAGACTTCTTGGTCTTTTATCGGGGGAAGAATTTCTTATCATCAGATGTCACTCAAGCTTTGCTAGAGAGAGAAAGAATGGCAAAAGCAATGCAGGATGAGGAGGAGCATGCAAGATTGAGAGCGTCATCATTGATCTTACCATCTATTAATACATCAGAGTTGTCAGCAGAGGCTGGGACTCTTGGTGAAACTTTGGATGCAGATGCAAAATGGGGAAAGACGTTGGATGAGCGTCACGAGCAAAAAGTTATGAGAGAAGTAGAACAATTACGGCACGCCAAGCTTGTTAGAAAGTTAGAAGATAAGCTTTCACTT GCTGAAAGAAAGATGATGAGAGCTGAAAAAGCCCTAATGAAGGTGGAGGTGTCTTTGAAGCCATCAGAAAACAGAGCAGACTCAGAAAGCATAACCGATGAAGAGAGATTTATGTTTCGCAAATTAGGATTGCGGATGAAAGCTTTCTTACTTATGG GTAGACGTGGAGTATTTGATGGTACTATCGAGAACATGCACTTGCATTGGAAGTATCGGGAACTGGTCAAGATAATTGCGAAGGCTAACAACTTTGAACAGGTTAAAAAAATTGCACTGGCTCTTGAAGCTGAGAGTGGTGGTGTTCTGGTTTCAGTTGACAAAGTTTCAAAAGGATATTCTATACTTGTTTATCGAGGAAAGGATTATAAACGTCCGTCAATGTTGAGACCAAAGAATCTCTTGACAAAGAGAAAGGCTCTAGCACGTTCAATTGAGCTTCAGCGACATGAG GCACTTTCGAGTCACATTTCAACTTTGCAAAGTAAAGTGGAGAAGTTAAGATCCGAAATA GAACAAATAGAAAAAGTAAAGGAGGAAGGAGATGAAGATCTGTATAATAAATTAGATTCAGCTTATTCTACAGATGATGATAGCTCAGAG GTGGAGGATGATGAGGAAGGTGACGAGACATATCTTGAGAGCTACAATAATGAAAATGATAGGGAAGTTGAAGATGATAGTGAAGTTGAAGATGATAGTGAAGTTGAAGATGATAGTGAAGTTGAAAATGATACGATTAATTTCCAACCTGAGGAGTTTGCCTCACGTAGCTGA
- the LOC127097073 gene encoding calmodulin calcium-dependent NAD kinase, with the protein MDQDGYGKAIRLTHVLAASFAGLIAAAAASRYRKQVSTVVVDDKIIPKVDKSESGRIEKIEKFSHYVARQLGFEDASEVPELCILAQQYLQKSKDCEQSIFEYLVNEKDSESLYVKLVDEFERCILSYFAFHWKQAPFVISQVLNTQSQHKTKLKEILLAATRKQRFERVTKNLKLTRVFSTLVAEMRVIDDGDKGVMVPMDLSERSPVLLFMGGGMGAGKSTVLKDILKESFWLGASSKAVVVEADAFKEKDVIYKTLNSRGHHDDMLLTSELVHQSSTDAASSLLVAALNKGRDVIMDGTFSWEPFVEQTIAMARNVHKCKYRMGVGYKVAEDGTITENYWEEVNETEEQAENSKAEQHSQKPYRIELVGVVCDGYLAVIRGIRRAIMTGRAVRVNSQLKSHKRFAKAFPKYCKLVDNARLFCTNGVGVPPKLIGWKDGDHNLLVDPEDIKSLNNVASLNAEADSICELHMEPSPVMEPGSVWNDFVLSPSRSNVQKELRKSIHKIEKSVGKI; encoded by the exons ATGGATcaag ATGGTTATGGCAAAGCCATCCGCCTCACACATGTTCTGGCTGCCTCCTTTGCCGGTTTGATTGCCGCTGCCGCCGCCTCGCGTTACCGGAAGCAAGTGTCAACGGTGGTTGTAGACGATAAGATCATTCCCAAAGTGGATAAGTCAGAATCTGGACGTATTGAAAAGATAGAAAAATTCTCCCACTATGTTG CTAGGCAATTAGGATTTGAAGATGCTAGTGAAGTTCCAGAGCTATGCATACTTGCCCAACAATACCTACAAAAATCTAAAGACTGTGAGCAGAGCATATTTGAATATCTTGTCAATGAAAAGGACTCTGAATCTCTCTATGTCAAATTGGTTGATGAGTTTGAGAGATGCATTCTCAGTTATTTTGCATTTCACTGGAAACAAGCTCCATTTGTTATTAGTCAG GTATTGAATACTCAATCTCAGCACAAAACAAAACTGAAAGAAATTTTATTGGCAGCTACAAG GAAGCAGAGATTTGAGAGAGTAACCAAGAACCTGAAGTTGACAAGAGTGTTCTCTACTTTGGTAGCAGAGATGAGAGTAATCGATGACGGTGATAAGGGAGTCATGGTCCCGATGGACCTCAGTGAGAGAAGTCCAGTGCTTCTGTTCATGGGCGGTGGCATGGGGGCCGGAAAAAGTACCGTTCTTAAAGACATTCTTAAAGA ATCATTTTGGTTAGGAGCATCTTCGAAGGCTGTGGTTGTTGAGGCAGATGCTTTTAAGGAGAAAGATGTCATATATAAAACCCTTAACTCTAGGGGTCACCATGATGACATGCTTCTAACTTCTGAATTG GTGCATCAATCTTCCACCGATGCTGCATCGTCTCTACTAGTAGCGGCTCTAAACAAAGGGCGAGATGTGATCATGGACGGTACGTTTTCATGGGAGCCTTTTGTGGAGCAGACTATTGCTATGGCAAGAAATGTTCACAAATGTAAGTACAGAATGGGGGTAGGGTATAAAGTGGCAGAGGATGGAACAATTACTGAAAATTACTGGGAGGAAGTGAATGAGACAGAAGAGCAGGCGGAAAATTCTAAAGCAGAACAACACAGTCAAAAACCTTACAGAATTGAGCTAGTTGGTGTGGTTTGTGATGGATATCTTGCAGTTATTAGAGGCATTAG GAGAGCTATTATGACAGGGAGGGCAGTAAGGGTCAATTCACAATTGAAATCTCACAAAAGATTTGCCAAGGCATTTCCAAAATATTGCAAACTTGTTGATAATGCAAGGTTGTTTTGCACAAATGGTGTTGGGGTTCCACCAAAG CTTATTGGGTGGAAAGATGGTGATCACAATCTACTAGTGGATCCTGAAGATATCAAAAGCTTGAACAATGTAGCAAGTTTGAATGCTGAAGCTGACTCCATCTGTGAACTTCACATGGAACCGAGTCCGGTAATGGAACCTGGTTCTGTTTGGAATGACTTTGTTCTGTCACCTTCAAGGTCTAATGTTCAGAAAGAGCTAAGGAAATCCATTCATAAAATAGAAAAGTCCGTCGGGAAAATATGA